The Oceanithermus desulfurans genome has a window encoding:
- a CDS encoding metal-dependent transcriptional regulator, with protein MTKSHRAHLSEAQEDYLKQVLLLSGEGPVTTQALAQRMGVRPASVTGMLKKLASLGLVDYAPYRGVTLTEAGRAVALEVLRHHRLIETYLAEALGYDWDEVHEEAERLEHHISEAFEARIAEWLGHPERDPHGDPIPTAGLSLPHPEGARMSESRPGRYRLLRVRAQDEGTLALLARLGLVPGARFELLSRGPEGARVELPEGRFLLPPELAAALEVEEAP; from the coding sequence ATGACTAAATCCCACCGCGCCCACCTCTCGGAAGCCCAGGAAGACTACCTCAAGCAGGTCTTGCTGCTCTCGGGGGAGGGGCCGGTGACCACCCAGGCCCTCGCCCAGCGCATGGGGGTGCGCCCAGCTTCGGTGACGGGCATGCTCAAGAAGCTGGCCTCCCTGGGGCTGGTCGACTACGCCCCCTACCGGGGGGTGACCCTCACCGAGGCGGGCCGCGCGGTAGCGCTGGAGGTGCTGCGCCATCACCGGCTGATCGAAACCTACCTGGCCGAAGCGCTCGGCTACGACTGGGACGAGGTTCACGAGGAGGCCGAGCGGCTCGAGCACCACATCTCCGAGGCCTTCGAGGCGCGCATCGCCGAGTGGCTGGGCCACCCCGAACGCGACCCCCACGGCGACCCCATCCCCACCGCGGGCCTGTCCCTGCCCCACCCCGAGGGCGCGCGGATGAGCGAGAGCCGGCCGGGTCGCTACCGGCTGCTGCGCGTGCGCGCCCAGGACGAGGGCACGCTGGCCCTGCTCGCGCGGCTGGGGCTCGTTCCCGGCGCGCGCTTCGAGCTGCTCTCGCGCGGTCCTGAGGGGGCCCGCGTCGAGCTGCCCGAGGGCCGCTTTCTGCTGCCGCCGGAGCTGGCGGCGGCGCTCGAGGTGGAGGAAGCCCCATGA
- a CDS encoding ATP-binding protein, producing MFPRYLTPRLTAALNRSPVVYLTGARQVGKTTLVRRLAGDRGMAYYTLDDPAVLAAARADPVGFVTGLAGPVVIDEVQRAPDLLLAVKMAVDSDRRPGRFLLTGSVGFKSRSEAAAALVGRAEFLTLRPPAQGELERSNRNFVAGLWAGDARELMRPGNGRSLVPRVCAGGYPPVQGKNEADRTAWFASYLAALIERDLMSLARIEYPERALALLRAVAAATATPQNVGSLAAELGLPAATARRYEELFERLFLVERLPAWTASLKKQLTRRPKLVVNDTGLAVYLLRMNCEGLDQRPEILGRLVESFVLADLAKQASWLDPEPQRFHYRTRAGAEVDAVLEHTDGRVVGVEVKLAGKLPRRALSGLKALREDVGERFHLGIVLYTGTQPLPLGERMLALPIAALWS from the coding sequence GTGTTCCCGCGCTACCTGACGCCCCGGCTAACGGCCGCCCTGAACCGCAGCCCCGTCGTGTACCTCACGGGTGCTCGTCAGGTGGGCAAGACCACCCTGGTCCGCCGGCTGGCAGGCGACCGGGGAATGGCCTACTACACCCTCGACGATCCGGCGGTGCTTGCGGCGGCGCGCGCCGACCCCGTGGGCTTCGTTACCGGGCTCGCCGGACCCGTCGTGATCGACGAAGTGCAGCGCGCCCCCGACCTGCTGCTGGCCGTCAAGATGGCGGTGGATTCGGATCGCCGCCCCGGCCGCTTCCTGCTCACCGGTTCGGTGGGGTTCAAGTCCCGTTCGGAAGCGGCGGCGGCGCTGGTGGGGCGGGCCGAGTTCCTTACGCTGCGGCCGCCGGCTCAGGGCGAGCTGGAACGCAGCAACCGCAACTTCGTGGCCGGGCTGTGGGCCGGTGACGCGCGTGAGCTCATGCGGCCCGGGAATGGGCGAAGCCTCGTCCCCCGCGTGTGTGCCGGCGGCTACCCACCCGTTCAGGGCAAGAATGAAGCCGACCGCACGGCCTGGTTCGCCAGCTACCTGGCCGCGCTCATCGAGCGCGACCTAATGAGCCTGGCGCGAATCGAGTACCCCGAAAGGGCGCTGGCGCTGCTGCGGGCCGTGGCAGCAGCCACGGCCACCCCGCAGAACGTGGGTTCGCTCGCGGCCGAGCTGGGCCTCCCCGCAGCCACGGCCCGGCGCTACGAGGAGCTCTTCGAGCGCCTCTTTCTGGTCGAGCGCCTTCCGGCTTGGACCGCGAGCTTGAAAAAACAGCTCACGCGCCGGCCCAAGCTCGTGGTCAACGACACCGGGCTGGCCGTCTACCTGCTCCGAATGAATTGCGAAGGTCTGGACCAACGCCCGGAAATCCTGGGGCGGCTGGTCGAGAGCTTCGTGCTGGCCGATCTGGCCAAGCAGGCCTCCTGGCTTGACCCCGAACCGCAGCGATTCCATTACCGCACGCGCGCCGGCGCCGAGGTGGACGCGGTGCTCGAGCACACCGACGGCCGGGTGGTCGGCGTCGAGGTCAAGTTGGCCGGCAAACTTCCGCGCCGGGCCCTTTCGGGGCTCAAAGCCTTGCGGGAAGACGTGGGAGAACGCTTCCACCTGGGCATCGTGCTCTATACGGGAACGCAGCCCCTGCCGCTGGGTGAGCGGATGCTGGCCCTGCCGATCGCGGCTTTGTGGAGCTAG
- a CDS encoding ZIP family metal transporter, with amino-acid sequence MTALGAASVLLARDLPRSWLDAMLGFAAGVMIAASVWSLLLPAIDLAEAAGAPPWLPAAVGFLLGGGFLRLVDKYLPHLHLFQPDEAAEGVSTTWRRTTLLILAITLHNLPEGLAVGVAFGAAHVLGGGEEAAALLAGAVTLAIGIGLQNLPEGAAVSMPLRREGLSPGKSFFYGQLSGIVEPVGAVVGAVGVLLVQPLLPYALAFAAGAMIFVVVEEIIPESQSSGNGDLATLGVMIGFTLMMVLDVALG; translated from the coding sequence ATGACCGCGCTGGGCGCGGCGTCGGTGCTGCTGGCGCGCGACCTGCCCCGCAGCTGGCTCGACGCCATGCTGGGCTTCGCCGCCGGGGTGATGATCGCCGCCAGCGTCTGGTCGCTGCTGCTGCCGGCCATCGACCTGGCCGAGGCCGCGGGTGCGCCGCCCTGGCTGCCCGCCGCGGTGGGTTTCCTGCTCGGCGGCGGCTTCCTGCGTCTGGTGGACAAGTACCTCCCCCACCTGCACCTCTTCCAGCCCGACGAGGCCGCCGAGGGCGTGAGCACCACCTGGCGGCGCACCACCCTGCTCATCCTCGCCATCACCCTGCACAACCTGCCCGAAGGCCTGGCCGTGGGCGTGGCCTTCGGCGCCGCCCACGTGCTGGGCGGGGGCGAGGAAGCGGCGGCGCTGCTGGCGGGCGCGGTCACGCTGGCCATCGGCATCGGGCTGCAGAACCTGCCCGAGGGCGCCGCGGTGAGCATGCCGCTCCGGCGCGAGGGGCTCTCGCCGGGGAAGAGCTTCTTCTACGGCCAGCTGTCCGGCATCGTCGAACCCGTTGGCGCGGTGGTCGGCGCGGTGGGGGTGCTGCTGGTGCAGCCGCTTTTGCCCTACGCGCTCGCCTTTGCCGCGGGGGCGATGATCTTCGTGGTGGTGGAGGAGATCATCCCCGAGTCGCAGTCGTCGGGCAACGGCGACCTCGCCACCCTCGGGGTGATGATCGGCTTCACGTTGATGATGGTGCTCGACGTGGCGCTGGGGTAA
- a CDS encoding nucleoside hydrolase — protein sequence MRREPLIVDTDAGVDDALALMLALAHPGARVTAVTTVGGNVPLERVIPNVFEVLHAMGAEGVPVFPGSAGPLLPGEREHATGFHGADGLGDYAPRRARVRPQREAAAVALARLARERPGKLTLVALGPLTNLALALRLEPELPRLLRRLVVMGGAHAAHGNTPHWAAEFNFYYDPEAAQIVVQAFEELTLVTWETTLAHPLGWDEHEALASLGTPRARFYDAITRRTRAFLEGRGAPGLLVPDPLAMAAALEPGLVTAEARHRGWVETCGTHTRGQLVLDHGRSAEPPNVRVVTAMNAAGVRALFERTLRG from the coding sequence ATGCGCCGCGAGCCTCTGATCGTCGACACCGACGCCGGGGTGGACGACGCCCTGGCGCTGATGCTGGCCCTGGCCCACCCCGGGGCGCGGGTGACGGCCGTGACCACCGTGGGCGGCAACGTACCGCTCGAGCGCGTGATCCCCAACGTCTTCGAGGTGCTCCACGCGATGGGGGCCGAGGGGGTCCCCGTCTTCCCGGGGTCCGCGGGGCCCCTGCTGCCCGGCGAGCGCGAACACGCCACCGGCTTCCACGGCGCCGACGGACTGGGCGACTACGCGCCGCGACGCGCCCGGGTCCGCCCCCAGCGCGAGGCGGCCGCGGTGGCGCTGGCGCGGCTGGCCCGCGAACGCCCGGGCAAGCTCACGCTGGTGGCGTTGGGGCCGCTCACCAACCTGGCGCTGGCCTTGCGGCTCGAGCCCGAGCTGCCCCGGCTGCTGCGCCGGCTCGTCGTCATGGGGGGCGCCCACGCCGCCCACGGCAACACCCCCCACTGGGCCGCCGAGTTCAACTTCTACTACGACCCCGAGGCCGCGCAGATCGTAGTGCAGGCCTTCGAAGAGCTCACGCTGGTGACCTGGGAAACCACGCTGGCCCACCCCCTCGGCTGGGACGAACACGAGGCGCTGGCTTCGCTGGGCACGCCCCGGGCCCGCTTCTACGACGCCATCACCCGCCGCACCCGGGCCTTCCTGGAGGGCCGCGGCGCGCCGGGGCTGCTCGTCCCCGACCCGCTGGCCATGGCGGCGGCGCTCGAGCCCGGGCTGGTCACCGCCGAGGCGCGCCACCGCGGCTGGGTGGAGACCTGCGGCACCCACACCCGCGGGCAGCTCGTCCTCGACCACGGCCGCAGCGCCGAGCCGCCCAACGTGCGGGTGGTGACCGCCATGAACGCCGCCGGCGTGCGCGCTCTCTTCGAACGCACCCTGCGCGGCTGA
- a CDS encoding SdpI family protein: MKLTGGIMDSGQYLVLLLMLGAGALFIVLGRMAARGRLKPNMFVGIRTDRTLASEEEWYLVHARAARPWTVAGVLLVVLNAAVFATEAFGRLGQLAWGFSIAADVFVLLIAATMPLWGESEGSHQGGPEQERLERNALAALLGFLTFVLAVGAVFGYMLGSGSIGPNGAVGVRVPETLASPEAWYRVNRPAGWAFLVSSLAGALACVWGAFALPRSRRPGRVLAVSLAVVLLSFAALVVYTALLLSALGGA, encoded by the coding sequence ATGAAGCTCACTGGAGGAATCATGGATAGCGGCCAGTACCTGGTGTTGCTGCTCATGCTGGGCGCGGGGGCCTTGTTCATCGTCCTCGGTCGCATGGCCGCGCGCGGCCGACTGAAGCCCAACATGTTTGTGGGGATCCGCACCGACCGCACGCTGGCGAGCGAAGAGGAGTGGTACCTTGTCCACGCCCGCGCCGCCCGGCCCTGGACGGTGGCCGGGGTGCTGCTGGTGGTCCTCAACGCCGCGGTGTTCGCGACCGAGGCCTTTGGGCGCTTGGGCCAGCTGGCCTGGGGGTTTTCCATCGCTGCCGACGTGTTTGTCTTGCTCATTGCCGCCACCATGCCGCTTTGGGGCGAATCGGAAGGGTCGCACCAGGGCGGGCCGGAACAGGAGCGGCTCGAGCGCAACGCCCTGGCGGCTTTGCTGGGCTTCCTGACCTTCGTGCTGGCTGTAGGCGCAGTCTTCGGCTACATGCTCGGCAGCGGATCCATTGGCCCCAACGGCGCCGTCGGCGTGCGCGTACCCGAAACCCTGGCCAGCCCCGAAGCCTGGTACCGCGTCAACCGGCCCGCCGGCTGGGCTTTCCTGGTGAGCAGCCTGGCGGGCGCACTCGCGTGTGTCTGGGGCGCGTTCGCCCTCCCCCGCTCCCGGCGTCCGGGGCGGGTGCTGGCGGTTTCTTTGGCGGTGGTCTTGCTCTCGTTCGCAGCCCTGGTGGTTTATACCGCGCTGCTGCTGAGTGCGCTCGGGGGAGCGTAG
- a CDS encoding helix-turn-helix transcriptional regulator, translating into MPVHAGPAQAPLLRELVECRVPVDVHLVVDLPTGYTLWGLDPLPAPALAVTFNPHPLYLLDLFERRPAGVLVEPKSLSEINTALDLVAAGRRVGSPPTVPFDLPTRRERQVLRLLAQGFCSDAIARRLGVKRDTVYSYYQALREKLGAGSQHELALTYLGLIPIRPAG; encoded by the coding sequence ATGCCCGTGCACGCCGGCCCCGCACAGGCCCCCCTCTTACGGGAGCTCGTGGAGTGCCGCGTGCCCGTGGACGTCCACCTGGTCGTGGACCTGCCGACCGGCTACACTCTCTGGGGTTTGGATCCGCTGCCCGCCCCCGCGCTGGCGGTCACCTTCAACCCGCACCCGCTGTACCTGCTGGACCTCTTCGAGCGCAGGCCCGCGGGCGTGCTGGTCGAGCCCAAATCGCTCAGCGAAATCAACACCGCGCTGGACCTCGTGGCCGCGGGCCGGCGCGTGGGCTCCCCACCCACCGTTCCCTTCGACCTCCCCACCCGTCGCGAGCGGCAGGTGCTGCGCCTGCTGGCCCAGGGGTTCTGCAGCGACGCGATCGCCCGCCGCCTGGGGGTCAAGCGCGACACCGTCTACAGCTACTACCAGGCTCTGCGCGAAAAGCTGGGGGCCGGCAGCCAGCACGAGCTCGCCCTGACCTACCTCGGCTTGATCCCCATCCGGCCGGCCGGTTAA
- a CDS encoding NUDIX hydrolase: MKNSADRPRTLRRELLVAAAILQDARGRVLLVANDWGRRGRVRYTLPGGMVEPGETIPDALVREVREETGLVVRSVDQLAYVAQVEDRRKRERTIAMAFTASWDGLLNPRDPDGHIVEARFFDAEEVAERLSTHLPLAEPLLHYLETHEVGRFYAYTSWSTPGQPI, from the coding sequence TTGAAGAACTCAGCGGACAGGCCCAGAACGCTTAGGCGTGAGCTGCTCGTCGCCGCGGCGATCCTCCAGGACGCCCGCGGCCGGGTGCTGCTCGTGGCCAACGACTGGGGCCGCCGCGGGCGGGTGCGCTACACCCTGCCCGGGGGGATGGTCGAGCCGGGCGAGACGATCCCCGACGCGCTGGTGCGCGAGGTGCGTGAGGAGACCGGCCTGGTGGTGCGCAGCGTGGATCAGCTGGCCTACGTGGCCCAGGTGGAGGACCGGCGCAAGCGCGAGCGCACCATCGCCATGGCCTTTACCGCCAGCTGGGACGGGCTCCTCAACCCCCGCGACCCCGACGGCCACATCGTCGAGGCGCGCTTCTTCGACGCCGAGGAGGTGGCTGAGCGCCTGAGCACCCACCTGCCCCTGGCCGAGCCGCTGCTCCATTACCTGGAGACCCACGAGGTGGGGCGCTTCTATGCCTACACCAGCTGGAGCACCCCGGGTCAGCCCATCTGA
- a CDS encoding TlpA family protein disulfide reductase, translated as MVKKERPPAAPMAGSAWWLPRATLALALLMVLAAVAVGAFHTRREAGRLGALRVGQALPELVFASREGPVGLYSRLNDTGLTLLAFFSATCDACPEDLRDLTEWLNADPSRPLRAVVIADELARPEDYEAPPGRLEWLFDPGLRQSRRRLRIGGVPSYVVVDEQGTIVYLQRGRRLKRGANVLLAELEHLVDHHLGEEDEP; from the coding sequence ATGGTCAAGAAAGAACGGCCCCCGGCGGCGCCCATGGCGGGTTCGGCTTGGTGGCTGCCGCGCGCGACCCTTGCGCTGGCGCTGCTCATGGTCCTGGCTGCGGTTGCGGTCGGGGCGTTCCACACCCGCCGCGAAGCGGGGCGGCTGGGAGCCTTGCGGGTGGGCCAGGCGCTCCCTGAGCTGGTTTTCGCCTCCCGGGAGGGCCCGGTGGGCCTGTACAGCAGGCTAAACGACACGGGGCTCACGCTGCTGGCCTTCTTTTCCGCAACCTGCGACGCTTGTCCGGAAGACCTGCGCGACCTGACGGAATGGTTGAACGCGGACCCGTCCCGCCCCTTGCGCGCCGTCGTGATCGCCGACGAGCTGGCTCGGCCCGAGGACTACGAGGCACCGCCCGGCCGCCTCGAATGGCTCTTCGACCCCGGCCTGCGCCAGAGCCGGCGGCGGCTGCGCATCGGCGGCGTGCCGAGCTACGTGGTGGTGGACGAGCAGGGAACGATCGTCTACCTGCAGCGCGGTCGGCGCCTGAAAAGAGGGGCGAACGTCCTGCTCGCCGAGCTCGAGCACCTAGTCGACCACCACCTGGGAGAGGAAGATGAGCCTTGA
- a CDS encoding ABC transporter ATP-binding protein yields the protein MSLEIKNLTHVYRNGVRALDDVTLEINGTFGLVGPNGAGKTTLMRILATLLRPTAGTARIHGVPLDRVMEIRGMLGYLPQNVDFYPTLSALETVEYFALLSHLTPRRDKLLQVLEQVGLAEAADRRVGGFSGGMKRRLGLAVALVHDPRVVIVDEPTSGLDPEGRLEVRRALGALGGDRTVLLSTHILPDVETTCSRMAVLHKGKIRFTGSPAELAARAKGRLLKVRLPREAIEKIERERAVVSIRYDGEQAVARVFWEGGEPPWPHAPAEPSLEDGYFYLLHREERIPAERS from the coding sequence ATGAGCCTTGAGATCAAGAACCTCACGCACGTATACCGCAACGGCGTACGGGCACTCGACGACGTAACCCTGGAGATCAACGGAACCTTCGGGCTCGTCGGCCCCAACGGTGCGGGCAAGACCACCCTGATGCGCATCCTGGCCACCCTCCTGCGCCCCACCGCGGGCACGGCGAGGATTCACGGAGTGCCTCTGGACCGGGTTATGGAGATCAGGGGCATGCTCGGCTACCTGCCCCAGAACGTGGACTTCTACCCCACCCTGTCGGCTCTGGAAACGGTCGAGTACTTCGCGCTCCTCTCCCACCTCACACCGCGGCGGGACAAACTGCTGCAAGTTCTCGAGCAGGTGGGCCTGGCCGAAGCGGCGGACCGGCGCGTCGGCGGGTTTTCGGGGGGAATGAAGCGCCGCCTCGGGCTGGCCGTAGCCCTCGTGCACGACCCCCGGGTTGTGATCGTGGACGAGCCCACCTCGGGCCTCGATCCCGAAGGTCGGTTGGAGGTGCGCAGGGCGCTGGGCGCCCTGGGCGGCGACCGAACCGTGCTGCTTTCGACCCACATCCTGCCGGACGTGGAAACCACGTGCAGCCGCATGGCGGTGCTTCACAAGGGAAAGATCCGGTTCACGGGCAGCCCCGCCGAGCTCGCGGCCCGGGCCAAGGGCAGGCTGCTGAAGGTCCGGCTACCGCGGGAAGCGATCGAAAAGATCGAACGAGAACGGGCGGTCGTCTCGATCCGCTACGACGGCGAGCAGGCCGTTGCGCGCGTCTTCTGGGAGGGCGGCGAACCTCCCTGGCCGCACGCGCCCGCCGAACCCTCGCTGGAGGACGGCTATTTCTACCTGCTGCACCGGGAGGAGCGGATCCCGGCCGAAAGGAGCTGA
- a CDS encoding GNAT family N-acetyltransferase, with protein MLVTAFMDDPVMVWFDPQPRARERRLTRLFEHVLEKHLPRGTVWTNDEHSAAAVWVPPGTPVTASDVRFYLSLYADRLPKGLFWALFVESRRPRFPHWLLLYLGVAPERQGRGLGGTLLDAGLARANVDGLPAYLVASSPGSRRLYERHGFRVQREVRLMRGPPVWPMLREAR; from the coding sequence GTGCTGGTCACAGCCTTCATGGACGACCCCGTCATGGTCTGGTTCGACCCGCAGCCGCGTGCACGTGAGCGCCGCCTTACGCGCCTCTTCGAACACGTGCTGGAAAAACACCTGCCCCGGGGCACCGTCTGGACGAACGACGAGCACAGCGCCGCGGCCGTCTGGGTGCCGCCGGGTACGCCGGTGACGGCGTCCGACGTGCGCTTTTACCTGAGTCTCTACGCGGACCGCCTGCCCAAGGGGCTTTTCTGGGCCTTATTCGTAGAAAGCCGGCGGCCGCGCTTTCCGCACTGGCTGCTGCTCTACCTGGGGGTGGCGCCCGAGCGGCAGGGCCGGGGGCTGGGCGGTACGCTGCTCGACGCCGGGCTGGCGCGGGCGAACGTCGACGGTCTTCCGGCCTACCTGGTGGCGAGCTCGCCCGGCTCGCGAAGGCTCTACGAGCGCCACGGGTTCCGGGTGCAGCGCGAGGTGCGCCTCATGCGGGGCCCGCCGGTGTGGCCGATGCTGCGGGAAGCCCGCTGA
- the prfA gene encoding peptide chain release factor 1 — MLDKLKKLEEEYRALEGELGDPEVLADAARFREKSRRYAELGEVIQTFREFQRVQDELEQARELAADPELGEMAREEAAELEARLAGLEKKLELLLLPRDPADVRNAIVEIRAGTGGQEAALFAGDLFEMYTRYAERLGYQVEMLESHPTDLGGFSKVSFMVKGDGAYGVFKYESGVHRVQRVPATETQGRIHTSTATVAVLPEAEESDVELDMSEVRIDVMRASGPGGQGVNTTDSAVRVVHEPTGIIITIQDSRSQIKNREKALSILRSRLLEMKRAEEEAALRSNRLAQIGSGERSEKIRTYNFPQSRVTDHRIHFTTHNLEGVLAGELDELTEALKKADQERMLEELSGQAQNA, encoded by the coding sequence ATGCTGGATAAACTGAAAAAACTGGAAGAAGAATACCGCGCGCTGGAGGGCGAACTTGGGGACCCCGAAGTGCTCGCCGATGCCGCCCGCTTCCGCGAGAAGAGCCGCCGGTACGCCGAGCTGGGCGAGGTGATCCAAACCTTCCGTGAATTCCAGCGTGTGCAGGACGAGCTTGAGCAGGCGCGCGAGCTGGCCGCCGACCCCGAGCTGGGCGAGATGGCCCGCGAGGAGGCGGCGGAGCTGGAGGCCCGGCTGGCCGGGCTCGAAAAGAAGCTGGAGCTGCTGCTGCTGCCGCGCGACCCGGCCGACGTCAGGAACGCCATCGTCGAGATTCGCGCCGGTACCGGCGGGCAGGAAGCCGCGCTCTTCGCCGGCGACCTCTTCGAGATGTACACCCGCTACGCCGAGCGTCTGGGGTACCAGGTGGAGATGCTGGAAAGCCACCCCACCGACCTCGGCGGGTTTTCCAAGGTGAGCTTCATGGTGAAGGGGGACGGCGCCTACGGCGTCTTCAAGTACGAGTCGGGGGTGCACCGGGTGCAGCGCGTACCCGCAACCGAGACCCAGGGCCGCATTCACACCTCCACGGCCACGGTGGCCGTGCTCCCCGAGGCCGAAGAGAGCGACGTGGAGCTCGACATGAGCGAGGTCCGCATCGACGTGATGCGCGCCTCCGGCCCCGGGGGACAGGGGGTGAACACCACCGACAGCGCCGTGCGGGTGGTGCACGAGCCCACGGGCATCATCATCACCATTCAGGACTCGCGCAGCCAGATCAAGAACCGGGAGAAGGCGCTTTCGATTCTGCGTAGCCGCCTGCTGGAAATGAAGCGCGCCGAAGAGGAAGCAGCCCTGCGCAGCAACCGCCTGGCCCAGATCGGCAGCGGCGAGCGCAGCGAGAAGATCCGCACCTACAACTTCCCGCAGTCGCGGGTCACCGACCACCGCATCCACTTCACCACCCACAACCTCGAAGGCGTGCTCGCGGGTGAGCTGGACGAACTGACCGAAGCCCTCAAGAAGGCCGACCAGGAGAGGATGCTTGAAGAACTCAGCGGACAGGCCCAGAACGCTTAG
- a CDS encoding Nramp family divalent metal transporter has product MKTAHVRLQRPFWFYLGPAFLVSVGYMDPGNWATSLEAGSRYGYALLWIVTLSSAIAVLMQVLSAKLGIATGMDLAQAMRARYSPPVARFLFVTAFLAMMATDLAEFMGVALALNLLFGIPLTWAVVLTVFDVLLILWLERFGFRWVEMVILAFVATIGMAYVLEIFFAHPALGAVAWNAFVPNGTVFESTTALFIAMGILGATVMPHNLYLHSAQVKTRTRNNPESKQRVFFWSVVDTVTALSAAWLVNGAILVMAAAVFHQNGLLVTEIDQAYLTLKPLLGQAAALTFAIALLASGISSSTTGTLAGQVVFEGFLAVRVRNVAALRLFVRLLTMAPALVAVWFSVRPVTLLVLSQVILSMQLPFSVIPLVLFTSDRRLMGDLANPPLLRALAWISTGVIVALNLLLLAFAGLGV; this is encoded by the coding sequence ATGAAAACCGCCCACGTTCGCCTTCAACGACCCTTCTGGTTCTACCTGGGCCCCGCCTTCCTGGTCTCCGTCGGGTACATGGACCCGGGCAACTGGGCCACCAGCCTCGAGGCAGGCAGCCGTTACGGCTACGCGCTGCTCTGGATCGTCACCCTCTCCTCGGCCATCGCGGTGCTGATGCAGGTCCTCTCGGCCAAGCTGGGGATCGCCACCGGCATGGATTTGGCCCAGGCCATGCGGGCGCGCTACTCGCCCCCGGTGGCCCGCTTCCTCTTCGTCACCGCCTTCCTGGCCATGATGGCCACCGACCTGGCCGAGTTCATGGGGGTGGCGCTGGCGCTCAACCTGCTCTTCGGCATCCCCCTCACCTGGGCGGTGGTGCTCACCGTCTTCGACGTGCTGCTCATCCTCTGGCTCGAGCGCTTCGGCTTCCGCTGGGTCGAGATGGTCATCCTCGCCTTCGTGGCCACGATCGGGATGGCCTACGTGCTCGAGATCTTCTTCGCCCACCCGGCGCTGGGCGCGGTGGCCTGGAACGCCTTCGTGCCCAACGGCACCGTCTTCGAAAGCACCACCGCCCTTTTCATCGCCATGGGCATCCTGGGGGCGACGGTCATGCCCCACAACCTCTACCTGCACTCGGCGCAGGTGAAGACGCGCACCCGAAACAACCCCGAGAGCAAGCAGCGCGTCTTCTTCTGGAGCGTGGTCGACACCGTCACCGCCCTCTCCGCCGCCTGGCTGGTCAACGGCGCCATCCTGGTCATGGCTGCGGCCGTCTTCCACCAGAACGGGCTGCTCGTCACCGAGATCGACCAGGCCTACCTGACCCTGAAACCGCTGCTGGGCCAGGCCGCCGCCCTCACCTTCGCCATCGCCCTGCTGGCCTCGGGCATCTCCAGCTCCACCACCGGCACCCTCGCGGGCCAGGTCGTCTTCGAGGGGTTCCTGGCCGTCCGCGTCCGCAACGTCGCGGCGCTGCGCCTCTTCGTGCGCCTCCTCACCATGGCCCCGGCGCTGGTGGCCGTCTGGTTCTCGGTGCGCCCGGTCACGCTGCTGGTCCTCAGCCAGGTGATCCTCTCGATGCAGCTGCCCTTCTCCGTGATCCCGCTCGTCCTCTTCACCTCGGACCGGCGGCTGATGGGCGACCTCGCCAACCCGCCCCTCCTCCGCGCCCTGGCCTGGATCAGCACCGGCGTTATCGTGGCGCTGAACCTCTTGCTGCTCGCCTTCGCCGGCCTGGGAGTCTGA